The genomic window TTGCTTTAATGATGGCCCTGCTGGTGCTTAGCTACAAGTCAAGCTGCTCTCTGGGCTGTAATCCGTCTCAAACCCACAACATGAATAACAGGAGGACTTTGATGCTCATGGCACAAATGAGGAGAATCTCTCCTTTTTCATGCCTGAAGGACAGAAATGACTTTGAATTTCCCCAGGAGGAGTTTGATGGCAACCAGTTCCAGAAGGCTCAAGCCATCTCTGTACTCCATGAGATGATCCAGCAGACCTTCAATCTCTTCAGCACAAAGGACTCATCTGCTGCTTGGGATGAGACCCTCCTAGACAAATTCTACATTGAACTTTTCCAGCAACTGAATGACCTGGAAGCCTGTGTGATACAGGAGGCTGGGGTAGAAGAGACTCCCCTGATGAATGAGGACTCCATCCTGGCTGTGAAGAAATACTTCCAAAGAATCACTCTCTATCTGATGGAGAAGAAGTACAGcccttgtgcctgggaggttgtCAGAGCAGAAATCATGAGATCCCTCTCTTTTTCAACAAACTTGCAAAAAAGATTAAGGAGGAAGGATTGAAAACTGGTTCAACATGGAAATGATCCTCATTGACTATACATCATCTCACACTTTCATGAGTTCTTCCATTTCAAAGACTCATGTCTCTTATAACCACCACGAGTTGAATCAAACTTTTCTAATGTTTTCAGGAGTGTAAAGAAGCATCGTGTTTGCCTGTGCAGGCACTAGTCCTTTACAGATGACCGTGCTGATGTCTCTGTTCatctatttatttgaatatttatttatttaactattttaaatatttaaattattttttatgtaatatCATGTGTACCTTTACATTGTGGTTAACATAATAATATATGTTCTTCATATTTGGCCAAtatattaatttccattttcactaAATTTTTACTATAcaaaattttttgtgtttgtttattctttaagATAAAATGCCAAGCCTGACTGTACAACCTGACTTAAAAATAGATGATTTAATTAAGTTACCTATCATAATTCTATTCAAgttatagaaaaatacatttttccataCCAGGTTATATGTTGCCTTCAGGATATAAACATGAACATAAAAACTACAGTTCCTGTTCTCTTGTATATTTGACTTTTGTCcagaaagaaatctaaaaataataataatactgaattTATATCAGTTATGCTAACTGCTGTATAGTGAGGAAGTCAAAAAGCAATGAATTTTTCTTGGCAGAAGGTAGATTGAGACATGTCTGGAATTAAAAGAAGAGATATTCTCTATAAACTGACTTTCAAACATGTAATTGAAAATGTACATTTCTAGTCAGATATATGAGTTTGCAGTTTCCAAGGAATACCATATCTGGAAGTTCCTAACTGGCAATGGAAAGGCCAAAAATGAAGGCTGTCATTTGGGGAGCAagtggagagggaaaaaaaagacttaaactgGATTCTGAGGACCTTCCACGATTTTAAAGTAGGGGAACAGAAGAGACACAAAGAAAACAGAGGTGAAATACCTTAACAGCAGAAGGACAAGAGGGAATGGTGATAAAagcatatttagaaaataaatatgcttAGAAAAAGAATCAATAGACTTAcgaaaaatgtgaattaaaactgAGCACTACAGCAAGAAAAGAGATGGCAGTGCAGAGCTTACTGagagctggattgatagaattaATCAGCAGAAGCCATTTTGGGGTAGGTAGAAGaattaatgagaaaagaaaaatcaatataacACATATAGAAAATTGTGGGAGATCTGCCTTTGTAAAGGTGGGAAGTAATAAGTTGGACTCCAGAAAAATGTGGATTATCTTTTATCTGCATAGTGTTTcccttttgaaaatatatgtcaCTGAATAAATTTCATAAATGTGATTCACTGGTAAATcacattaatacatttaatattttatatatttaaagcataaaatataacaagagtaATTAATCATTATTTTGATTAATACTCTGTTAATTGTCAGTAAAAACTGACAcatttctatcaaaataaaatcagaaactggAAAAGAGATTCTCTTTCTCAATACTTTGGGAATGGGGAAttgattccctgtttaataaatgctactgggaaaactggagagccgtatgcagaaaactgaaaccggaccccttccttacaccttatataaaaattagcttaagatggattaaagacttatataaaacccaaaaccataaaaaccctagaagaaacataggcaatagcattcaggacataggcatgggcgaaGATTatatgatgaaatcaccaaaaccaactgcaacaaaagctaaaattgacaaatagcatctaattaaagagcttctgcacagcaaaagaaactatctatCATCAGAGCGAACGAGCAGCCTAgagtatgggagaaaatttttgtagtctacccatccaacaaaggtctaatatccagaatgtacgaagaacttaaaaaaatttaccaaaaaaaaaaaaaaaaaaaaaaaaaaaggcccatcaaaaagtaggcaaagacatgaacagacacttcttaaaaacagacatatatgtggccaataaacataaaagaagctcagcatcactgatcactagagaaatgaaaaccaaaaccaccgtgagataccatctcatgccactcAGATTGGTgattactaaaaagtcaggaaataacagatgctggtgaagctgtAGAAAAATAGGGCAGATTTTTTTACTTCTTCCAAAAATGCCTTAGTGATTTTGAGAGGGCTTGCATTGTATCTGTGTATTGCTTTGGATAGTTTGAAAATCATAACAATGACAGGCTTCCCAATCCATGaacagaaatgtcttttcatttctcttccttaatttctttcagcagtgtttgctAGTTTTCAATATATAAATCTTTTTCCACTTTGTTTAAGTTTTTTCCTGAGTACTTTACTGTTTTGATGCTATTGcaaatgggttttgtttttttagtttccttttcagATTTGTCCATTGttagcatataaaaatgctacttatttttgcatcttaattttatattttacaactttgctgaattcatttattagttctaatagtttgtatgtgagtgtgtgtatgtgtgtaaactTAGAGTTTTCTACATACACGATCAGGCTATctgaaaaaagattattttacttcttcctttccaatatgaacgctttttatttctttttcttgttaattgCTATGGCTAGATCTACAAATGTTATGTTATATAAAAGTGGTAAGAGTGGCCTCCCTGCCTTGTTCCtcatcttagaggaaaagctttcagtttctcACCATTGAATATAATGTTAATTGTGGGATTCTCgtatatggtctttattatgttgagctaACTTCCTTTTATTCCAAGTTTGTCGAatgttttttatcatgaaaggatatgAAATTTggtcaatttctttttctgtatctatagagattattatgtatatttttcattcattttgttaatgtgatgtattgcattgattaattttcatatgttgaaacattCTTCCAACCGAGTAGTAAATCCcccttggtcatgatgtataatccttttattgtgctgttgaatttggtttacaAGTATTTTAGTGAGGATTTGTGTATCAATATCTATCGGGGAAAtggatctgtagttttcttgcaGTATCCTTATGTGGCTTTGACATCAGGGAAATGCTCGTCTCATGAAATGAGTTTGAAactattccttcctcttcaattttttggaagattttgagAAAGATTGGTGTTAATTCCCTAAATGTTGGATAGAATTATCCACTGAAGCCATCCGATtatgttttgctgttgttgttgttgttgtttttgttattgggAAGTTTGATGACTGATTCGATCTCCttactagttataggtctagtcagattttttgtttattcacaATTTGGTTTTGGTAAGTTgtttgtttctaggaatttatatatttcttccagGTTAATCAATTTGTTGGAGTATAATTGCTCATAGTAGTCTGTTATAAtcctttttacttatttatctatctatgtatttatttatttatttatttagagacggagtctctctctgtcgaccgggctggagtgcagaggcgagatctccactcactgcaagctctgcctccagagttcaggccatctcctgtctcagcctcctgagtagctgagactacaggcacccgccaccaagcctggctaatttctttttgtatttttagtagagatggggtttcactgtgttagctctgatggtctcgatctcctgacctcgtgatccgcctgtctcggcctcccaaagtgctgggatgacaggcgtgagccaccgcgctcggccaatCCTTTTTACCTCTATGCCATCAGTTGTTATGTGTCCTctgttatttctgatttttatttgatttttctctacttATCTCTTAATACACTTcagggtttgtcaattttgttgatcctttcaaaaGACCAACGCTTAGttccattgattttttaattgcttttctattctgtattttattaatttctttattaataaaatttcatctttcttattttcttcctcttcctagctatgtgtttatttcttctttttctacttccttaACTTGTAAAGTTAGTTCATTGCTTtgaggtctttcttcttttttaatataagccTTTATAGCTTTCAATTTCCTCTTTAGCTGTTTTCACAGCATCacatacattttggtatgttgtgttttcattttcatctcactcaagatattttctaagcTCTTTcgtctttcttactttcttcctcttcctagctatgtgtttatttcttctttttctagttccttaactTTTAAAGTTAGTTCATTGGTTtgaggtctttcttcttttttaatataagctTTTATAGCTTTCAACTGATCCTTTCAAAAGACTAACGCTTAGttccattgattttttaattgcttttctattctgtattttattaatttcttattaataaaatttcatctttcttattttcttcctcttcctagctgtgtgtttattttttctttttctacttccttaACTTGTGAAATTTGTTCATTGGTTTgaagcctttcttcttttttaatataagctTTTAAAGCTTTCAGTATCCCCTTTAGCTCTGTTTTCACTGCATCACATATATTTTGGTaagatgtattttcattttcatctgtctcaagatattttctaagtTCCCTTCtggtcattcttttcttttattatactttaagttctagggcacatgtgcaaagcttgcaggtttgttaaatagccCTACATGTATCATGTTGGTTTGCtatacccattaactcatcatttacattaggtatttctcctctTACAGGTTTATCACATTTAGAcctacatttgttttctttttgttctcacAAATTAAGATGAAAAATCAGACCACTTTCACTTTCTAGGAAAAGTGAAgtgagaaatataaatatatttgttgttgtGAATGCCACATAGAACCACCGTAtagcccatttaaaaattatatttatattgtttcatCGACACTAACCtgaatataaaaatcaaagaaatcaaaatataaacaaattttcaCAGTAAAACACTACATAAAAATGTGTATGCAAAAATTCCCAATACAATctcaagtgaaaaaagaaaaaatactctcTCCCCCAGTGTTTTAAAGACTAAGAATAATAACTTGGGCAAACTTGCCCTGTATTCTCAGAGTCTGATAATAAGGATGAGCCCAAAATTCAATACAAGCTTGTTGACTGGATAAACTActaaattaatgtataaaatatacgTTTCTGAAATGAAGACTCCTTTATTATGGAAACCCTGGTGcacatttcacaatgtataatattttaattgttcaaTGATATGAAGAATTTAaatgaatcatttaaaataatgaataataaaatgtgtttgtttctacaatttctaaatttctaaaatgtggttattttctaaaattgatcCATTTCATAATCTCTACCTTTATATAAACAGGCTCATTTTCTACTAGTGTCATCTAAAGATTATCACATGATTTGAAGCTGAAATTTATAAATGATGGAAAAATGATGTCACAAGTATTTACAGTTCACATACACATTCTGGGGATTTGATCCAGGGAAGGAAAGCTGTAGGATTATCTGGGGGACAGAGGCTATTATTCCCTACTTTTGGGAATAGTAAATTATCTGATTCCTATAAACTGTGTGAATTGGAGAGTTTGAATTTAGATATGTGATTCTGTATTTGACAACAGGCTAGTTATTTTCAATTATAACAAAGTAGAGGGCAGATCAGAGATGAAGTCATAAATGGTTAATATAGTGCTGGGCAGAGGATGATATTGTGCTGCTCTTGCAATTGGAATCCCCAGATCTACATGCACCTTAAAAAAACTAGAATCCCAGTCGTTTTAGCAGTAAACTACATGGGCATTATTGACTCTCAATAAGAGCTGAATGGACATTTTTGTCATTGTCTATTATAATCCCAGCAAATATGGCCATGATGAAGCAAAATAGCCTCATTCTTGAACACTTCctagtagaagaaaaaatgacaaactaGTAAAAACTCCACTTACTAAATAGCTGATTGGCTAAAGCAGAGCTCATTCCATTTAAGGACTCAGCCTCTATAGGGCTGAGACAAACTAACTtcttatacaaaataaaaagttagagtCAGAGTTCAGGACCCCTCTGAAAGTTGATTCTTTACATGataatattcaatattataaatttatgaatttaGAACAAAGATGATCTTTTTTATTCGATAAGAATTGACTTGGATAGGAACTTCTGAAAACCTTTAGGGAATTTGAACTTCGATGAAAAATGCCAAAATGACttaattgataatattttctaaGTCACATATGTTTATTGGAATGATACTTCTTTGAAGGGTACAAAAATTAGTTCTCATAGTATAAACAAGTCTGACATATTACAACAGCTCGTGACCTCCAACAAGTCTATCCAACAAAATTTGATTGCTTAATATTCATCTTTCTCACTGGGTTTTGTTGTGTATCACATGAGAAGCACTAATATTGAGTTCATgaagatacacaaaatatttgcaagatcAGTGTTAAAAACCTATGTCAAATAGATGACTGTGATTGGAGGACTTGTTGTCCATTTTTTTGCTGGGTCTTAAAGTCTTATCACAACATGTGGATTTAACCTGCATACCTTTGGGCTGCCATTGACTGTCTTATGGTTATTACTTATGTTTTCTCCTCAGTTCTTCAGGATGTTTTGTAGACTTTGAGAATTCATTGCAAATACCTTATATTATATGATTTATTTCTGCTAAAGTTATACAACACATCAATATGTATGTCaagtgctgaaaagaaaaaagtgttggcAATATCTGGATTAATATTGCAGCTAGTGaagtttacaaattattttctcgTATAAAGCAAAATTCAAAGCTTCATATACtgtgagaaaaattttaaacaactggttcattattttggaattttgaaTGATTAGGTATGTCATTACATTCATATTattaatgtgtatttatatagatttttattttgcatatgtaatTTGATACAACAATATTTACATGAACAAATTACATTAAAAGTTATTCTACAATTATACTCATCAAATTAAGTTAAATGTCAATAGCTTTTAAACTTAGATTTTAGGTTAACTTTTCTGTCATTCTTAACTTTACATCAAATAAAAAGAGCAAACTTTATAGTCTTTATCTGTGAAGTAGAGGTTTACACAGTATACATAAATAGATATGCCAAATCtgtgttattaaaattttatgaagatttcaattagaaaaaaaataccataaaaagtTTTGAGTGCAGGGGAAAAGTAGGcaatgatgaaaaaaatgaaaagcatctTTAAACATATGTAGAGAgtgaataaagaaagcaaaaacagagatagaaagtaaaaCTAGGGcatttagaaaatggaaattagtATGTTCACTATTTAAGACCCATGCACAGAGCAAAGTCTTCAGAAAACCTAGAGGCCAAGGTTCAAGGTTACCCACCTCACGTAGCCTCGCAATATTTGCAAAATCCCAATGGCCCTGTCCTTTTCTTTACTGATGGCCGTGGTGGTGCTCAGCTACAAATCCATCTGCTCTCTGGGCTGTGATCTTCCTCAGACCCACAGCCTGGGTTATAGGAAGGCCTTGATACTCCTGGCACAAATGCAAAGAATCTCTCTTCCCTCCTGCCTGAAGGACAGGCATGACTTTGGATTCCCCCAGGAGGAGTTTGATGGCAACCAGTTCCAGAAGGCTCAAGCCATCTCTGTCCTCCATGAGGTGATCCAGCAGACCTTCAATCTCTTCAGCACAAAGGACTCATCTGCTGCTTGGGATGAGACCCTCCTAGACAAATTCTACA from Macaca thibetana thibetana isolate TM-01 chromosome 15, ASM2454274v1, whole genome shotgun sequence includes these protein-coding regions:
- the LOC126937600 gene encoding interferon alpha-4-like; protein product: MALSFSLLMAVVVLSYKSICSLGCDLPQTHSLGYRKALILLAQMQRISLPSCLKDRHDFGFPQEEFDGNQFQKAQAISVLHEVIQQTFNLFSTKDSSAAWDETLLDKFYIELFQQLNDLEACVIQEAGVEETPLMNEDSILAVRKYFQRITLYLMEKKYSPCAWEVVRAEIMRSLSFSTNLQKRLRRKD
- the LOC126937598 gene encoding interferon alpha-14, coding for MHRARSSENLQPRVQGYSSSTSPAASSGFPMALPFALMMALLVLSYKSSCSLGCNPSQTHNMNNRRTLMLMAQMRRISPFSCLKDRNDFEFPQEEFDGNQFQKAQAISVLHEMIQQTFNLFSTKDSSAAWDETLLDKFYIELFQQLNDLEACVIQEAGVEETPLMNEDSILAVKKYFQRITLYLMEKKYSPCAWEVVRAEIMRSLSFSTNLQKRLRRKD